The following are from one region of the Populus trichocarpa isolate Nisqually-1 chromosome 8, P.trichocarpa_v4.1, whole genome shotgun sequence genome:
- the LOC7467511 gene encoding meiotic recombination protein DMC1 homolog isoform X3: MTATLKAEEQNQLQLVEREEMDDEDDLFEAIDKLINQGINAGDVKKLQDAGIYTCNGLMMFTKKNLTGIKGLSEAKVDKICEAAEKIVNYGYITGSDALLKRKSVIHITTGSQALDELLGGGVETSAITEAFGEFRFLSHFAP; this comes from the exons ATGACCGCTACTCTTAA AGCTGAAGAGCAAAACCAGCTACAGCTGGTGGAGCGAGAAGAAATGGATGACGAAGACGATTTGTTCGAAGCCATCGACAAGT TGATCAATCAAGGTATTAATGCTGGAGATGTCAAGAAGCTTCAAGATGCAGGCATTTACACTTGCAATGGATTGATGATGTTCACGAAGAAG AACTTGACAGGAATCAAAGGATTGTCTGAGGCTAAAGTTGACAAGATTTGTGAAGCTGCTGAAAAGATAGTG aatTATGGTTATATAACTGGAAGTGATGCTCTGCTCAAA AGGAAGTCTGTGATTCACATCACAACTGGAAGCCAAGCCCTGGATGAACTCTTAGGAG gTGGGGTTGAGACTTCGGCTATCACAGAAGCTTTTGGGGAATTCCG GttcctctctcattttgctcctTAA
- the LOC7467511 gene encoding meiotic recombination protein DMC1 homolog isoform X2: MTATLKAEEQNQLQLVEREEMDDEDDLFEAIDKLINQGINAGDVKKLQDAGIYTCNGLMMFTKKNLTGIKGLSEAKVDKICEAAEKIVNYGYITGSDALLKRKSVIHITTGSQALDELLGGGVETSAITEAFGEFRSGKTQLAHTLCVSTQITAGGIADAKD; the protein is encoded by the exons ATGACCGCTACTCTTAA AGCTGAAGAGCAAAACCAGCTACAGCTGGTGGAGCGAGAAGAAATGGATGACGAAGACGATTTGTTCGAAGCCATCGACAAGT TGATCAATCAAGGTATTAATGCTGGAGATGTCAAGAAGCTTCAAGATGCAGGCATTTACACTTGCAATGGATTGATGATGTTCACGAAGAAG AACTTGACAGGAATCAAAGGATTGTCTGAGGCTAAAGTTGACAAGATTTGTGAAGCTGCTGAAAAGATAGTG aatTATGGTTATATAACTGGAAGTGATGCTCTGCTCAAA AGGAAGTCTGTGATTCACATCACAACTGGAAGCCAAGCCCTGGATGAACTCTTAGGAG gTGGGGTTGAGACTTCGGCTATCACAGAAGCTTTTGGGGAATTCCG gtcCGGGAAGACACAGCTTGCTCATACTCTTTGTGTCTCTACACAG ATAACAGCAGGAGGCATTGCAGATGCAAAGGACTAA
- the LOC7473432 gene encoding stem-specific protein TSJT1: protein MLAVFDNTVAKCPDALQSPHSAPASSALKDGFLANHFASQHPGSVTVNLGTSGLISHSVEKQNPFLPRLFAVVDDIFCLFQGHIDNVAVLKQQYGLNKTANEVIVVIEAYRTLRDRGPYPADQVVKDIQGKFAFILYDSTSKATFFAADADGSVPFFWGTDSEGNLVLSDDVQIVQKGCGKSFAPFPKGCFFTTSGGLRSFEHPLNELKPVPRVDSSGQVCGATFKVDAETKKESVGMPRVDSSYNWSSNY, encoded by the exons atgttggCGGTTTTTGACAATACGGTTGCAAAATGCCCTGATGCTTTACAGAGTCCGCACTCTGCCCCAGCATCCTCTGCATTGAAAGACGGCTTCTTGGCTAACCACTTTGCCTCGCAGCACCCTGGCTCCGTCACTGTCAATCTTGGCACTTCTGGTCTCATTTCTCACTCTGTTGAAAAGCAAAACCCTTTTCTTCCAag GTTATTTGCGGTTGTGGATGACATTTTCTGCTTGTTCCAAGGCCACATAGATAATGTTGCTGTTCTCAAGCAGCAGTATGGTTTAAATAAAACTGCAAATGAGGTGATCGTTGTCATTGAAGCTTACAGAACTCTCAGAGATCGAGGCCCTTATCCTGCCGATCAGGTTGTGAAAGACATCCAAGGgaaatttgcttttattttatatgacaGCACTTCAAAAGCCACATTTTTTGCTGCT GATGCTGATGGAAGCGTACCCTTTTTCTGGGGAACTGATTCTGAAGGCAATCTCGTTCTTTCAGATGATGTCCAGATTGTGCAGAAAGGCTGTGGGAAATCTTTTGCGCCATTCCCTAAAG GATGCTTCTTTACAACTTCTGGAGGTTTGAGGAGCTTTGAGCACCCACTGAATGAGTTGAAGCCAGTGCCAAGAGTGGACAGCTCTGGCCAGGTCTGCGGAGCAACTTTCAAGGTGGATGCGGAGACTAAGAAGGAATCAGTCGGCATGCCAAGAGTTGATAGTTCTTACAACTGGTCTTCAAACTACTGA
- the LOC7473431 gene encoding perakine reductase-like, which produces MEEKPHIQIPRVKLGSQGLEVSRLGFGCGGLSGIYNAPLSHDDGCLILKEVYSRGITFFDTSDLYGDHHDNEFMIGKALKQLPREKIQLATKFGIIRLEGFQFTVKGTPEYVRQCCEASLKRLGVDYIDLYYQHRVDVSVPIEDTMGELKKLVQEGKIKYVGLSEASVDTIRRAHAVHPITAVEMEYSLWSREIEEDVLPICRELGIGTVAYSPLGRGFFAGKAVVESLPNESTLAMHPRFSAENIEKNKVIYARLSDLASKHACTPPQLALAWLLHQGEDVIPIPGTTKLKNLDNNIGSLAVKLTPEDLKEILDAVPVDEVGGEREYSVFSNYIYKFAITPAQ; this is translated from the exons ATGGAGGAAAAGCCCCATATTCAAATCCCAAGAGTGAAACTGGGCAGTCAAGGATTAGAG GTTTCCAGATTGGGTTTTGGATGTGGGGGACTCTCTGGAATTTATAATGCACCTCTCTCCCACGATGATGGATGCTTAATTTTAAAGGAAGTTTATTCTAGGGGTATCACTTTCTTTGACACATCGGATTTATATGGAGATCATCATGACAATGAGTTCATGATTGGAAAG GCTTTAAAGCAGCTTCCTCGAGAAAAGATTCAATTAGCAACGAAATTTGGTATTATAAGGCTCGAAGGGTTCCAGTTCACAGTCAAAGGTACCCCAGAATATGTGCGGCAATGCTGTGAAGCTAGTCTTAAGCGCCTTGGTGTGGACTACATTGATCTGTATTATCAGCATCGCGTGGACGTTTCAGTTCCAATAGAGGATACT ATGGGAGAGCTGAAGAAACTAGTACAAGAAGGAAAGATTAAGTACGTTGGACTATCTGAAGCTAGTGTAGACACGATCAGGAGAGCACATGCTGTCCATCCTATAACAGCCGTGGAAATGGAGTACTCCCTATGGAGTCGTGAAATAGAAGAGGACGTACTTCCGATCTGCCG AGAGCTTGGTATCGGGACAGTGGCATATAGCCCTCTTGGCCGGGGATTCTTTGCTGGGAAGGCAGTTGTGGAGAGCTTGCCCAATGAGAGTACACTG GCTATGCATCCGCGGTTTTCTGcagaaaatattgagaaaaacaaagttatataTGCTCGTCTTTCTGACTTGGCCTCAAAGCATGCCTGCACTCCACCTCAACTAGCTCTGGCATGGCTTCTCCACCAGGGAGAGGACGTAATTCCAATTCCTG GGACAACTAAGCTGAAGAACCTTGATAACAATATTGGATCCTTGGCAGTGAAGCTAACACCAGAGGACTTGAAAGAAATTCTTGATGCTGTACCAGTTGATGAAGTGGGCGGTGAAAGAGAATatagtgtgttttctaattacATCTACAAGTTTGCCATTACCCCAGCCCAGTGA
- the LOC7467511 gene encoding meiotic recombination protein DMC1 homolog isoform X1 — protein MTATLKAEEQNQLQLVEREEMDDEDDLFEAIDKLINQGINAGDVKKLQDAGIYTCNGLMMFTKKNLTGIKGLSEAKVDKICEAAEKIVNYGYITGSDALLKRKSVIHITTGSQALDELLGGGVETSAITEAFGEFRSGKTQLAHTLCVSTQCSIGAHPGLSAPIQSLPSSII, from the exons ATGACCGCTACTCTTAA AGCTGAAGAGCAAAACCAGCTACAGCTGGTGGAGCGAGAAGAAATGGATGACGAAGACGATTTGTTCGAAGCCATCGACAAGT TGATCAATCAAGGTATTAATGCTGGAGATGTCAAGAAGCTTCAAGATGCAGGCATTTACACTTGCAATGGATTGATGATGTTCACGAAGAAG AACTTGACAGGAATCAAAGGATTGTCTGAGGCTAAAGTTGACAAGATTTGTGAAGCTGCTGAAAAGATAGTG aatTATGGTTATATAACTGGAAGTGATGCTCTGCTCAAA AGGAAGTCTGTGATTCACATCACAACTGGAAGCCAAGCCCTGGATGAACTCTTAGGAG gTGGGGTTGAGACTTCGGCTATCACAGAAGCTTTTGGGGAATTCCG gtcCGGGAAGACACAGCTTGCTCATACTCTTTGTGTCTCTACACAG TGCAGCATAGGAGCACATCCAGGACTTTCTGCACCAATCCAATCTCTTCCTTCGTCGATCATTTAG
- the LOC18101574 gene encoding early light-induced protein 1, chloroplastic isoform X3, which yields MATSTVMQTVLASPVASSLVKNRSRVSNLFSATYVPRLRGSASKRLQCKAELDEQKMSAEPSPPPKPKVSTKFADVLAFSGPAPERINGRLAMIGFVAAMAVELSKGQDLFSQISNGGVSWFVGTSILLSVASLVPLFKGVSAESKSDGVMTSDAEMWNGRFAMLGLVALAFTEFVSGRTLL from the exons ATGGCCACATCAACAGTCATGCAGACCGtccttgcatctccagtggccAGTAGTCTGGTGAAAAACCGGTCTCGAGTGAGCAACTTGTTTTCTGCTACGTATGTGCCACGACTACGTGGCAGTGCTAGCAAACGGTTGCAGTGCAAGGCCGAGCTG GATGAGCAGAAAATGTCAGCAGAGCCAAGTCCTCCTCCTAAGCCAAAG GTCAGCACAAAATTCGCTGATGTGTTGGCATTTAGCGGACCCGCACCAGAGAGGATCAATGGCAGGCTTGCCATGATAGGCTTTGTCGCTGCAATGGCAGTGGAACTGTCCAAGGGCCAAGACCTTTTTTCTCAGATATCTAACGGTGGAGTCTCGTGGTTCGTCGGAACAAGTATTCTGCTCTCTGTCGCGTCTTTGGTCCCACTATTCAAAGGGGTCAGCGCGGAATCCAAGTCAGATGGCGTAATGACATCTGATGCTGAGATGTGGAACGGTAGATTTGCCATGTTGGGTTTGGTTGCGTTGGCCTTCACCGAGTTTGTCTCGGGTAGAACGCTTCTGTAG